The Stenotrophomonas maltophilia genome includes a region encoding these proteins:
- a CDS encoding IS3 family transposase (programmed frameshift), producing MNRYDARFKLQVAKEACKTSTSVKAIARRHGLEFSTVRRWVATYRLHGWRGFHRQARFYDLPFKLAVLEKMSQDGMSGREATTYFQIGDAGAVGRWQRLYAQGGAQALAPPPPLPRKPMKKTRSSKPPEEMSRDELLKEVAYLRAETDYPKKTRCLDPGRAGGARRKAQAIQGLRQVHTLSLLLEAAELSRSTFYYQNHVLAHPDQDEAALCERIRAIYDQSQGRYGYRTVTLELANQGHRTNHKRVQRLMGEMGLKSRVRVKRYRSFKGAANVVVGNDLNRQFHAERPNQKWVTDVTEFKVQGMKLYLSPIMDLYNGEIVAYQIKRQPVFDLVGQMLEEAIKKLSPDERPMIHSDQGWQYQHENYRHMLEKHSLKQSMSRRGNCLDNAAMESFFGTLKSEFFYLNSFDSIESLEAGLVEYIQYYNQERIKLKLKGLSPVEYRERAQSAA from the exons ATGAACAGATACGACGCACGTTTCAAACTGCAGGTCGCCAAAGAGGCCTGCAAGACCTCCACATCGGTCAAAGCCATTGCCCGTCGCCACGGCCTTGAGTTCTCCACGGTCAGGCGCTGGGTGGCGACCTATCGGCTGCATGGTTGGCGCGGATTTCATCGCCAGGCCCGGTTCTATGACCTCCCGTTCAAGCTGGCTGTCCTGGAAAAGATGAGCCAGGACGGCATGTCCGGGCGGGAGGCCACCACCTACTTCCAGATTGGTGATGCCGGCGCGGTGGGGCGATGGCAGCGCCTGTATGCTCAAGGCGGTGCCCAAGCGTTGGCACCGCCTCCGCCGCTGCCCCGAAAGCCGATGAAAAAGACCCGGTCGTCCAAGCCACCTGAGGAAATGAGTCGCGATGAGCTGCTCAAGGAAGTCGCCTATCTGCGTGCGGAGACCGACTACC CTAAAAAAACTCGATGCCTTGATCCGGGAAGAGCAGGCGGCGCAAGACGCAAAGCGCAAGCCATCCAAGGATTGAGGCAGGTTCATACGCTGTCGCTTCTGCTCGAAGCGGCAGAGCTGTCACGCAGTACGTTCTATTACCAGAACCATGTCCTGGCCCATCCGGATCAGGACGAGGCAGCCCTGTGCGAGCGCATCCGTGCAATCTACGATCAAAGCCAAGGGCGCTATGGCTATCGCACGGTGACGCTGGAATTGGCCAATCAGGGTCATCGGACCAATCACAAGCGGGTACAGCGCCTGATGGGGGAGATGGGCCTGAAATCACGGGTACGGGTGAAGCGCTACCGGTCCTTCAAGGGGGCCGCCAATGTTGTGGTTGGCAATGACCTCAATCGTCAATTCCACGCCGAGCGCCCCAACCAGAAGTGGGTGACCGACGTGACCGAGTTCAAGGTACAAGGCATGAAGCTGTACCTGTCGCCGATCATGGACCTCTACAACGGCGAAATCGTGGCTTATCAGATCAAGCGCCAGCCCGTGTTCGATCTGGTAGGTCAGATGCTGGAGGAGGCCATCAAGAAGCTTTCGCCGGATGAGCGCCCCATGATCCACTCCGACCAGGGCTGGCAGTACCAGCATGAAAACTACCGGCACATGCTGGAAAAACATTCGTTGAAACAAAGCATGTCCCGGCGTGGCAACTGCCTGGACAATGCGGCGATGGAGAGCTTCTTCGGGACGCTGAAGTCGGAGTTCTTCTACCTGAACAGCTTTGACAGCATCGAGAGTCTGGAGGCTGGGCTGGTGGAATACATCCAGTACTACAACCAGGAGCGCATCAAACTGAAACTGAAAGGTCTGAGCCCGGTAGAGTACCGGGAGCGGGCCCAATCGGCCGCCTGA
- a CDS encoding ribosomal protein uL16 3-hydroxylase, translating to MAARKSSAPLIEVTARPGQPLGMAPATFLRDFWQKRPLLIRNAFPDFQTPVQPEDLAGLACEEGVLARLIEHDKTQDGWRVRTGPFQEDVFPALPDHDWTLLVQDVDKWDPDVRALIEHFSFLPRWRMDDVMISFAATGGSVGAHVDQYDVFLLQAHGHRRWQIDASESIKGRQPPLGFRPDVELKLLKVFKPTHDWVLAPGDMLYLPPNVPHHGVAEDPCLTFSFGMRAPSSAELISDYLDTLIADADENIRYQDADLKVPADPNEIDTVAMARVITALNAIRMNDPDKLGDWFGRFITTYRAAGEVMAHQAAPAPEEVVQALASGLLLQRHPWARLAWRRAKRGASLYVSGQDFALPVKDAQRLAGAEQLDAAAYRGLSDKGRAVVQQLLVGGVFQLIDPNEVYDAEDEDDGEDAVVLGEVVEGRDRVDAIDADAVSDDVHTVTVHDDGIEVIVNFEDHDEDDSDDGRA from the coding sequence ATGGCCGCCCGCAAGTCCTCCGCCCCCCTCATCGAAGTCACCGCCCGCCCCGGCCAGCCGCTGGGCATGGCGCCGGCCACCTTCCTGCGCGACTTCTGGCAGAAGCGCCCGCTGCTGATCCGCAACGCCTTCCCCGACTTCCAGACCCCGGTGCAGCCGGAAGACCTGGCCGGGCTGGCCTGCGAAGAAGGCGTGCTGGCGCGCCTGATCGAGCACGACAAGACCCAGGACGGCTGGCGCGTGCGCACCGGCCCGTTCCAGGAAGACGTGTTCCCCGCCCTGCCCGACCATGACTGGACCCTGCTGGTACAGGACGTGGACAAGTGGGACCCGGACGTGCGCGCCCTGATCGAGCACTTCAGCTTCCTGCCGCGCTGGCGCATGGATGACGTGATGATCAGCTTCGCCGCCACCGGCGGCTCGGTCGGCGCCCACGTCGACCAGTACGACGTATTCCTGCTGCAGGCCCACGGCCACCGCCGCTGGCAGATCGATGCCAGCGAATCGATCAAGGGCAGGCAGCCGCCGCTGGGCTTCCGCCCCGACGTGGAGCTGAAGCTGCTGAAGGTGTTCAAGCCCACCCACGACTGGGTGCTGGCGCCGGGCGACATGCTCTACCTGCCGCCGAACGTGCCGCACCACGGCGTCGCCGAAGACCCCTGCCTGACCTTCTCCTTCGGCATGCGCGCGCCATCGTCGGCGGAACTGATCAGCGACTACCTGGACACCCTGATCGCCGATGCCGACGAGAACATCCGCTACCAGGATGCCGACCTGAAGGTGCCGGCCGACCCGAACGAGATCGACACGGTGGCGATGGCGCGGGTGATCACCGCGCTCAATGCCATCCGCATGAACGATCCAGACAAGCTGGGTGACTGGTTCGGCCGTTTCATCACCACCTACCGCGCCGCTGGCGAAGTGATGGCTCACCAGGCCGCACCGGCACCGGAGGAAGTGGTCCAGGCCCTGGCCTCGGGCCTGCTGCTGCAGCGTCATCCGTGGGCACGCCTGGCCTGGCGCCGGGCCAAGCGCGGCGCCAGCCTGTACGTCAGCGGCCAGGACTTCGCGCTGCCGGTGAAGGACGCGCAGCGCCTGGCCGGCGCCGAGCAGCTCGATGCCGCCGCCTATCGCGGCCTGTCCGACAAGGGCCGCGCGGTGGTCCAGCAGCTGTTGGTCGGTGGCGTGTTCCAGCTGATCGATCCGAACGAGGTGTATGACGCTGAAGATGAGGATGACGGCGAAGACGCCGTGGTGCTCGGCGAAGTGGTCGAAGGCCGTGACCGTGTCGACGCGATCGACGCCGACGCGGTGTCCGACGACGTCCACACCGTGACCGTGCACGACGACGGCATCGAGGTCATCGTCAACTTCGAGGATCACGACGAAGACGACAGCGACGACGGTCGCGCCTGA
- a CDS encoding GNAT family N-acetyltransferase, with product MVRVQQVSHADAHVAIHDVRQRVFVQEQGIAAELERDALDPLSAHVLALDSDNQPVGTGRLAPDGRIGRMAVLASHRSHGVGEALLEALVEAGRRLGLAELHLHAQLPARDFYARQGFLPEGEVFEEAGIGHQQMRRRLGAASAIDSREQAVAITTAIVHRARRQVWLHSRQLDPGLLDAPPVQAALRRFVTARHDKQLRVIVHDAAAIASAGAPLLALAQRLPSVIQFREVTDPIDRALASACLLNDAGDFYFRLIGHRLDGEAGVALPARSQPFEQQLQRVWDRSRDCSELRALGI from the coding sequence ATGGTCCGGGTCCAGCAGGTCAGCCACGCCGACGCCCACGTCGCCATCCACGACGTGCGCCAACGCGTGTTCGTGCAGGAACAGGGCATCGCCGCCGAGCTGGAACGCGATGCGCTGGACCCGCTCAGCGCCCATGTGCTGGCGCTGGACAGTGACAACCAGCCGGTCGGCACCGGTCGGCTGGCCCCGGACGGCCGCATCGGCCGCATGGCGGTGCTGGCCAGCCATCGCAGCCACGGGGTCGGTGAGGCCCTGCTGGAGGCACTGGTCGAGGCCGGGCGCAGGCTCGGCCTGGCCGAGCTGCACCTGCACGCCCAGCTGCCCGCCCGCGATTTCTATGCCCGCCAGGGCTTCCTGCCGGAAGGCGAGGTATTCGAGGAGGCCGGCATCGGCCACCAGCAGATGCGACGCCGGTTGGGCGCGGCCAGTGCCATCGACAGCCGCGAGCAGGCGGTGGCCATCACCACGGCCATCGTCCACCGCGCCCGCCGCCAAGTGTGGCTGCACAGCCGTCAGCTGGACCCGGGACTGCTCGACGCGCCGCCGGTACAGGCCGCCCTGCGCCGCTTCGTCACCGCCCGCCACGACAAGCAGCTCCGGGTGATCGTGCACGACGCCGCCGCCATCGCGTCTGCCGGGGCGCCGCTGCTGGCCTTGGCCCAGCGCCTGCCCAGCGTGATCCAGTTCCGCGAGGTCACCGACCCGATCGACCGTGCGTTGGCCTCGGCCTGCCTGCTCAACGACGCCGGCGACTTCTACTTTCGTCTGATCGGTCATCGCCTCGACGGCGAGGCAGGCGTCGCGCTGCCTGCACGTTCGCAGCCGTTCGAGCAGCAATTGCAGCGGGTCTGGGACCGTTCGCGCGATTGCAGCGAACTGCGTGCGCTCGGCATCTGA
- a CDS encoding 2-oxoglutarate dehydrogenase E1 component, whose translation MDNQLKQFAQSSQLAGGNASYVEDLYEQYLVSPDSVDPKWKTYFDGFKGREAGDIPHSAVISHIADAAKEALKAGTGNGAGDERERNVGRLITAYRSRGHLDARLDPLGLAAPVNTPDLGLPFHSLSDADLNSEFSTGGVGGQPRMKLRDLLARLKATYTGSIGAEFMHISEVEQRQWIYKKLEAAGGNYQLDADTQRRTLERLTAAEGLERYLHTKYVGQKRFSLEGGDSLIPMMDTIIRSAGKDGVKDVVIGMAHRGRLNVLVNTLGKNPRKLFDEFEGKFEHDEHASAGDVKYHMGFSADVATDGGPVHLALAFNPSHLEIADPVVAGSVRSRQERRKDTARKQVMPILIHGDAAFSGQGVVMELFQMSQARGFAVGGTVHIVVNNQVGFTTSNPLDTRSTRYATDVAKMIAAPVLHVNGDDPEAVVFAAQLAFEFRQKFAKDVVIDLMCYRRWGHNEADEPAITQPLMYQVIRKHPTTREMYAEQLEKAGVIAAGAGKAMVDAYREKLDAGEVTTELAKVEKTPPTSPLFVDWPKLLEGKLSDPVSTKVEKNKLVELAKLINTIPEDVQLHSRVAKVYDDRRKMAAGEIPGDWGFAENLAYATLLDEGHALRLVGQDVGRGTFTHRHAILHDQKTDNYYMPLRQLVDSPEKATVIDSLLSEEAVMAYEYGFSTTDPNTLCIWEGQFGDFANGAQVVIDQFIAAGEAKWGRISGLTLLLPHGYEGQGPEHSSARLERFLQLCALENMLVVVPSTPAQAFHMLRRQLHLTTRKPLVVMSPKSLLRHKLAVSTLDELANGEFQHLIGDASADAKKVKRVVLCSGKVYYDLLEDQTKRGQDDVAIIRVEQLYPFPRALLAAELKKYGKATDVVWTQEEPQNQGAWYQIRHHLQFCLADGQNLHYAGRARSASPAAGHMADHVREQQQLIADALVNPFNDTFAE comes from the coding sequence GTGGACAATCAACTGAAGCAGTTTGCGCAATCTTCGCAGCTCGCCGGCGGCAACGCCTCCTATGTCGAGGACCTGTACGAGCAGTACCTGGTCTCCCCGGACAGTGTCGATCCCAAATGGAAGACCTACTTCGACGGCTTCAAGGGCCGCGAAGCAGGCGACATTCCGCACTCGGCCGTCATCTCCCACATTGCGGACGCGGCCAAGGAAGCGCTGAAGGCCGGCACCGGCAACGGTGCGGGCGACGAGCGTGAACGCAATGTCGGTCGTCTGATCACCGCCTACCGCTCGCGCGGCCACCTGGACGCCCGCCTCGATCCGCTGGGCCTGGCCGCGCCGGTCAACACCCCGGACCTGGGCCTGCCGTTCCACAGCCTGTCCGATGCCGACCTCAACAGCGAGTTCAGCACCGGCGGCGTCGGTGGCCAGCCGCGCATGAAGCTGCGCGACCTGCTGGCACGCCTGAAGGCGACCTACACCGGCTCGATCGGTGCGGAGTTCATGCACATCTCCGAGGTCGAGCAGCGCCAGTGGATCTACAAGAAGCTGGAAGCAGCCGGTGGCAACTACCAGCTGGACGCTGACACCCAGCGCCGCACCCTGGAGCGCCTGACCGCGGCCGAAGGCCTGGAGCGCTACCTGCACACCAAGTACGTCGGCCAGAAGCGCTTCTCGCTGGAAGGCGGCGACTCGCTGATCCCGATGATGGACACCATCATCCGCAGCGCCGGCAAGGATGGCGTCAAGGACGTGGTGATCGGCATGGCCCACCGCGGCCGCCTGAACGTGCTGGTCAACACCCTCGGCAAGAACCCGCGCAAGCTGTTCGACGAGTTCGAAGGCAAGTTCGAGCACGACGAGCACGCTTCTGCCGGCGACGTGAAGTACCACATGGGCTTCTCGGCCGACGTGGCTACCGACGGCGGCCCGGTGCACCTGGCGCTGGCGTTCAACCCGTCGCACCTGGAAATCGCCGACCCGGTCGTGGCCGGTTCCGTGCGTTCGCGCCAGGAGCGCCGCAAGGACACCGCACGCAAGCAGGTCATGCCGATCCTGATCCACGGCGATGCGGCCTTCTCGGGCCAGGGCGTGGTCATGGAGCTGTTCCAGATGTCGCAGGCCCGCGGCTTCGCCGTCGGCGGCACCGTGCACATCGTGGTCAACAACCAGGTCGGCTTCACCACCTCCAACCCGCTGGACACGCGCTCCACGCGCTACGCCACCGACGTGGCGAAGATGATCGCCGCCCCGGTGCTGCACGTGAACGGCGATGATCCGGAAGCGGTGGTGTTCGCCGCGCAGCTGGCCTTCGAGTTCCGCCAGAAGTTCGCCAAGGACGTGGTCATCGACCTGATGTGCTACCGCCGTTGGGGCCACAACGAGGCCGACGAGCCGGCGATCACCCAGCCGCTGATGTACCAGGTGATCCGCAAGCACCCGACCACCCGCGAGATGTACGCCGAGCAGCTGGAAAAGGCAGGCGTGATCGCTGCCGGTGCCGGCAAGGCGATGGTCGATGCCTACCGCGAGAAGCTCGATGCCGGTGAGGTGACCACCGAGCTGGCCAAGGTCGAGAAGACCCCGCCGACCAGCCCGCTGTTCGTCGATTGGCCGAAGCTGCTGGAAGGCAAGCTGTCCGACCCGGTCTCGACCAAGGTCGAGAAGAACAAGCTGGTCGAACTGGCCAAGCTGATCAACACCATTCCCGAAGACGTGCAGCTGCACTCGCGCGTGGCCAAGGTCTATGACGACCGCCGCAAGATGGCCGCCGGCGAGATCCCGGGCGACTGGGGCTTTGCCGAGAACCTGGCCTACGCCACCCTGCTCGACGAAGGCCACGCACTGCGCCTGGTCGGCCAGGACGTCGGTCGCGGTACGTTCACCCACCGCCACGCGATCCTGCACGACCAGAAGACCGACAACTACTACATGCCGCTGCGGCAGCTGGTGGATTCGCCGGAGAAGGCCACCGTCATCGATTCGCTGCTGAGCGAAGAAGCGGTGATGGCCTACGAGTACGGCTTCTCCACCACCGATCCGAACACGCTGTGCATCTGGGAAGGCCAGTTCGGCGACTTCGCCAACGGCGCCCAGGTGGTGATCGACCAGTTCATCGCCGCCGGTGAAGCCAAGTGGGGCCGCATTTCCGGCCTGACCCTGCTGCTGCCGCATGGCTATGAAGGGCAAGGCCCGGAGCACAGCTCGGCGCGCCTGGAGCGCTTCCTGCAGCTGTGTGCACTGGAGAACATGCTGGTGGTGGTTCCGTCCACCCCGGCACAGGCCTTCCACATGCTGCGCCGCCAGCTGCACCTGACCACCCGCAAGCCGCTGGTGGTGATGTCGCCGAAGTCGCTGCTGCGCCACAAGCTGGCCGTGTCGACCCTGGACGAACTGGCCAACGGCGAGTTCCAGCACCTGATCGGCGACGCCAGTGCGGACGCCAAGAAGGTCAAGCGCGTGGTGCTGTGCTCGGGCAAGGTCTACTACGACCTGCTGGAAGACCAGACCAAGCGTGGCCAGGACGACGTGGCGATCATCCGCGTGGAGCAGCTGTATCCGTTCCCGCGTGCGCTGCTGGCTGCCGAGCTGAAGAAGTACGGCAAGGCCACCGACGTGGTGTGGACGCAGGAAGAACCGCAGAACCAGGGTGCGTGGTACCAGATCCGCCACCACCTGCAGTTCTGCCTGGCCGATGGCCAGAACCTGCACTACGCCGGTCGCGCACGTTCGGCGTCGCCGGCTGCCGGTCACATGGCTGACCACGTCCGCGAACAGCAGCAGCTGATCGCCGACGCGCTGGTCAACCCGTTCAACGACACGTTCGCTGAATAA